A section of the Leptospira kobayashii genome encodes:
- a CDS encoding Gldg family protein codes for MLVSIDRIFPFISVVSLFLFFLLDGMITDPSRRIVWLLAITLFLLSDSVYRMIAHRFRKEDSNRYIGTALGLSAFGFSLLRDYLDNQMIAGINSEISSIPKVREFLLLIIVVFSFAFLLQVLFTEIGKSSLEAQSNLSKTKSSLLQNALLGFLLVLPVLVAFNYFAIKRNYNFDLSSKGKYSLSPISRNLLKQIHKETTITAFYPRPLEADGPASSFSLTKIRPDVEILLDQIKTENPLITINFINADVETDLLKDFGQASNGTIVIRSKKDSLLDSNTPYAEEKIFAKEPSDLEELERKLIAGIFNVSTEQKKIYFTTSNGERFGVGFRSVPNEQVNRFNTNLQFLNFKVAELGFSQGWPGVLPADADMVAILGPTVPFSPEAQSEIKKFVLEKNGKLFITIEPKGNENFDWLLKVSGLQFKKEPLMERAEKPGVIIAKRFSENKLTDLLPKKDLGVLFPYSGYFVTQSTGETPFSFKSANLLETGTDAFVDKNNNGKQDKEETKENLILSVVLTPVSLGDDKKGRIIVHSGTSWITDQFIAYVMNGHFANASVTGLFQDTGIAEIPPKKEEVQTVSLSDNQKLIVWAIGVFFYPGLILGIGAYYVHSKRKKSLTEV; via the coding sequence GTGTTAGTTTCAATCGATCGTATTTTTCCTTTTATCAGTGTAGTTTCCCTGTTTTTGTTCTTTTTGTTGGATGGAATGATCACGGATCCTTCCCGTAGGATCGTATGGCTTCTGGCAATCACCTTGTTTCTGTTATCTGATTCTGTTTATCGGATGATTGCGCATCGTTTTCGGAAAGAAGACAGCAACCGTTATATCGGCACGGCTCTCGGATTGTCCGCATTCGGGTTTTCTTTGCTTAGGGATTATCTCGACAATCAAATGATCGCAGGAATCAATTCCGAAATCAGCTCCATTCCGAAAGTACGGGAGTTTTTACTTTTGATCATCGTTGTATTCTCATTTGCATTTTTATTGCAGGTGTTATTTACTGAAATCGGAAAGTCCTCTCTGGAAGCTCAGAGCAATCTCAGCAAAACAAAAAGTTCTCTATTACAAAATGCTCTGCTCGGTTTTTTATTGGTTTTGCCTGTGCTAGTTGCGTTCAATTATTTTGCCATCAAACGAAATTATAATTTTGATTTGAGTTCGAAGGGAAAGTATTCTCTTTCTCCCATCTCCAGAAATCTTTTGAAGCAGATTCACAAAGAAACAACGATCACCGCTTTTTATCCCAGGCCTTTGGAAGCGGACGGTCCTGCAAGCTCCTTCAGCTTGACCAAGATACGTCCGGATGTTGAGATATTGCTCGACCAGATCAAAACCGAAAATCCTCTGATCACGATCAATTTTATCAATGCGGATGTGGAAACCGACTTATTGAAAGATTTCGGACAAGCTTCCAACGGAACGATTGTGATTCGATCCAAAAAAGATTCTTTATTGGATAGTAACACCCCTTATGCGGAAGAAAAGATCTTTGCCAAAGAACCGAGTGATTTGGAAGAACTGGAACGTAAGTTAATCGCAGGTATTTTTAATGTTTCCACGGAACAGAAAAAGATTTATTTCACAACTTCGAACGGGGAAAGATTCGGTGTGGGATTCCGTTCCGTACCGAATGAACAGGTAAACAGATTCAATACGAATTTGCAATTTCTGAATTTTAAAGTTGCCGAGTTGGGGTTTTCGCAAGGATGGCCGGGAGTTCTTCCGGCTGACGCAGATATGGTGGCGATCCTGGGCCCAACGGTTCCGTTTTCTCCGGAAGCACAATCCGAGATCAAAAAATTCGTTTTGGAAAAAAACGGAAAACTATTCATTACGATCGAACCGAAAGGAAACGAAAACTTCGATTGGTTGTTGAAAGTTTCCGGGCTGCAATTCAAGAAAGAGCCTTTGATGGAAAGAGCGGAAAAGCCCGGAGTTATCATAGCGAAACGTTTTTCCGAAAACAAACTTACCGATCTTTTACCTAAAAAAGATTTGGGAGTTCTTTTCCCGTATAGCGGTTATTTTGTGACACAATCTACAGGCGAAACACCTTTTTCATTTAAGTCGGCAAATCTTTTGGAAACAGGCACTGATGCGTTTGTGGATAAAAACAATAACGGGAAACAAGACAAGGAAGAAACCAAAGAAAACCTAATCCTTTCTGTTGTTCTAACACCTGTTTCTCTGGGTGACGACAAAAAAGGAAGGATCATTGTTCATTCGGGCACTTCCTGGATTACGGACCAGTTTATTGCTTATGTAATGAACGGTCATTTTGCGAATGCATCCGTCACTGGGCTTTTTCAGGACACGGGAATCGCGGAAATTCCTCCTAAAAAGGAAGAAGTTCAAACCGTCAGTCTTTCGGACAATCAAAAGCTGATCGTCTGGGCTATCGGGGTATTCTTTTATCCGGGTCTGATTCTGGGAATCGGTGCTTATTATGTTCATTCGAAACGCAAAAAATCATTAACTGAAGTATGA
- a CDS encoding ABC transporter permease, translating into MNWQIAVWIYKKELKLFFGTYMGPLVLGGTAFLNALFIMILNFNGRANYEEATIVTFISFMTTILIAMIIISMGSIVEERNKGTLELLFTSPITDADIVLGKFLFGVTICGIITIFINGLFPILLYSYWQAPLYIVASGTIGVFLLGTFTYSIGLFGSSIAKNQMISLLISVLIILTLWVVGYFSHLFQATTRKILFHLHIFSHYINFSKGVLPLTGIMFFVTGSLLFLYLTVKVLESRRWRG; encoded by the coding sequence ATGAATTGGCAAATCGCTGTTTGGATTTATAAAAAAGAATTAAAATTATTTTTCGGCACATATATGGGACCTTTGGTTTTGGGCGGAACCGCTTTTTTGAATGCGCTCTTTATCATGATTTTGAACTTCAACGGAAGAGCAAATTATGAAGAAGCCACCATTGTTACCTTCATATCCTTTATGACTACGATCCTCATTGCGATGATCATCATATCCATGGGTTCGATCGTAGAAGAAAGAAACAAAGGAACTCTGGAATTGCTTTTTACAAGCCCGATCACCGATGCGGACATTGTTCTCGGCAAATTTCTGTTTGGTGTTACAATCTGCGGAATCATTACGATATTCATCAACGGGCTTTTTCCGATTCTGCTTTACAGTTATTGGCAGGCCCCTCTTTATATCGTTGCTTCCGGCACGATCGGAGTGTTTTTGCTAGGAACTTTTACTTATTCGATCGGTCTTTTCGGTTCGAGCATTGCCAAAAACCAGATGATTTCCCTTTTGATTTCCGTGTTGATCATCCTTACGCTTTGGGTGGTCGGGTATTTTTCCCATTTGTTCCAAGCAACAACTAGGAAAATCCTGTTTCATCTGCATATATTTTCCCATTATATCAATTTTTCAAAAGGAGTTCTTCCTCTAACGGGAATTATGTTCTTTGTTACGGGATCACTTCTTTTTTTATACCTTACCGTAAAGGTATTGGAATCCAGAAGATGGAGAGGTTAG
- a CDS encoding ABC transporter ATP-binding protein, with protein sequence MIQVSNLSKFYGEKRAITGLNFKLEKGEVVGLLGLNGAGKTTTLRILTGYLIPSAGDAQIDGKSIFEHPLEAKQKIGYLPESPPLYEDLSVEDYLKFVSRLKKIEESKLNGEIDRVLQKTNLSEVKDRLISTLSLGFRKRVGIAQAILGNPAVVIMDEPISGLDPKQIVEIRNLIRSLAGEHTVLISSHILSEIYKTCDKFLFLHKGSLRQQLSLKQLEEEMSRVAGWEIGLSGRGKEELENFLRSQLSPEDNLQYLGVQNEETVFLIKAREPKSFKEKLFTSAIASGIQIESLKKQEVSLEQIFMEKI encoded by the coding sequence ATGATTCAAGTCAGCAATTTATCTAAATTTTATGGGGAAAAACGAGCCATTACAGGCTTGAATTTCAAGTTGGAAAAGGGAGAAGTCGTCGGGCTTCTCGGTCTAAACGGAGCCGGAAAAACGACAACCCTTCGTATTTTGACGGGTTATCTGATTCCAAGTGCGGGGGATGCGCAAATTGACGGCAAATCCATTTTCGAGCATCCTCTTGAAGCCAAACAGAAAATAGGTTATCTTCCCGAATCTCCTCCTCTTTACGAAGATCTGAGTGTGGAAGATTATCTTAAATTCGTAAGTCGTTTGAAAAAAATAGAAGAATCAAAGTTAAACGGTGAAATCGATCGCGTTCTTCAAAAAACAAATTTGTCGGAAGTAAAAGACCGTTTGATCAGCACTTTGTCCCTCGGATTCAGGAAGAGAGTGGGAATCGCTCAAGCCATCCTGGGAAATCCTGCGGTTGTCATTATGGATGAACCGATTTCCGGACTCGATCCGAAACAAATCGTAGAGATCAGAAATCTGATCCGCAGTTTGGCGGGAGAACATACGGTTCTGATTTCCAGTCATATCCTTTCCGAAATTTACAAGACATGTGATAAGTTTTTATTTTTACACAAAGGTTCTCTCAGACAACAACTCAGTTTGAAACAATTGGAAGAGGAAATGAGCCGGGTGGCAGGTTGGGAAATCGGACTTTCCGGAAGGGGAAAGGAAGAATTGGAAAATTTCCTTCGTTCGCAGCTTTCTCCGGAAGACAACTTACAATACTTAGGCGTTCAGAATGAGGAGACGGTTTTTCTGATCAAAGCACGCGAGCCTAAATCTTTCAAAGAAAAATTATTCACTTCGGCAATCGCTTCCGGAATCCAAATCGAATCCTTAAAAAAACAGGAAGTATCTTTGGAACAAATCTTTATGGAGAAAATATGA
- a CDS encoding PAS domain-containing sensor histidine kinase: protein MNDFYEKIKGFFKDESSLLEAKQLLSENWEKLAPDYLNKILETIRDAVFILDSNWNYIYLNSKALEMVELSPGQIIGKEVWTVFPEVKESELGERMRTAVRERKSMQFEHIHALGEKWYDLLVLPSQDFLFVLATEITSQKKVERGYESVVSKNRAIINSIPDKLYRIHKDGIVIDYKMYPDFPGWDMPSGNSEERFSSVESLFPEESLSSIRNMISQVLTLDQTQSIEYSKEEYDGVKFYEARIAKSGPEEVLAIVRNITERKKAERLKNEFISLVSHELRTPLTSIKGAIELLIGGVAGDLSNQAKSLLNICRKNTLRLVRFVTDLLDIEALDSGNINFKYKAFFLEDVIQASVDGMRTFAEQYHVLLNYQKDADSISVYVDEDRLNHCVTNLISNAVKYTPKYSEVMIRVGKTDLGAYIQVIDQGPGIDPDFQPRLFHRFAQGTPPKDKLVGGTGLGLSITKGFIEVMKGSIDFITSPTGTSFTITLPLYDLNSLSKFAEGQNQ from the coding sequence ATGAATGACTTTTACGAAAAAATCAAAGGCTTTTTCAAGGATGAGTCAAGCTTGTTGGAAGCAAAGCAACTTCTTTCGGAAAATTGGGAGAAATTGGCTCCCGATTATCTCAACAAAATTCTGGAAACCATTCGGGACGCCGTCTTTATCTTAGATTCCAATTGGAACTATATTTATCTGAATTCAAAGGCCTTGGAAATGGTCGAACTTTCCCCCGGTCAAATCATAGGGAAAGAAGTCTGGACGGTCTTCCCCGAAGTCAAAGAAAGCGAGCTCGGAGAAAGGATGAGAACTGCAGTTCGGGAACGCAAGAGCATGCAATTCGAACACATTCATGCCTTGGGGGAAAAATGGTATGATCTTCTCGTTCTTCCTTCTCAAGACTTTTTATTCGTTCTCGCCACGGAGATCACCTCACAAAAGAAGGTGGAACGGGGCTACGAAAGCGTAGTTTCCAAAAACCGTGCCATCATCAATTCCATCCCGGACAAACTCTATCGGATTCATAAAGACGGAATCGTAATTGATTACAAAATGTACCCTGATTTTCCGGGGTGGGATATGCCCTCCGGAAATTCGGAGGAACGATTTTCTTCCGTAGAATCTCTTTTTCCCGAGGAAAGTTTAAGTTCTATCCGTAATATGATTTCACAGGTGCTAACCTTGGATCAAACGCAATCAATTGAATATTCCAAAGAGGAATACGACGGGGTCAAGTTTTACGAGGCAAGGATTGCCAAAAGCGGTCCGGAAGAAGTTTTGGCAATCGTTCGTAACATTACGGAAAGAAAGAAAGCGGAACGCTTGAAAAACGAATTTATCAGTTTGGTAAGCCATGAACTTCGTACTCCCCTGACTTCGATTAAAGGTGCCATCGAACTTTTAATCGGCGGAGTAGCGGGAGATTTGTCCAACCAGGCAAAATCGCTATTGAATATTTGCCGCAAAAACACTCTGCGTCTGGTTCGGTTTGTGACGGATCTACTGGATATAGAAGCACTTGATTCGGGAAATATCAATTTTAAATACAAAGCGTTCTTTCTGGAAGATGTGATTCAAGCTTCCGTTGACGGAATGAGAACATTCGCAGAACAATATCATGTTTTGCTTAATTATCAGAAAGATGCGGATTCCATTTCCGTATATGTGGACGAAGATCGGTTGAATCACTGCGTTACCAATCTGATTTCCAATGCGGTCAAATACACTCCAAAGTATTCGGAAGTTATGATCCGAGTCGGCAAAACCGATTTGGGAGCCTATATTCAAGTGATAGACCAAGGTCCGGGAATTGATCCTGATTTTCAACCGAGATTGTTTCACAGATTCGCGCAAGGGACACCCCCCAAAGATAAGTTAGTTGGTGGGACAGGACTGGGATTGTCCATTACCAAGGGATTTATTGAAGTGATGAAAGGATCTATTGATTTTATCACTAGTCCCACGGGAACCTCGTTTACAATTACCTTACCTTTGTATGATTTGAATTCCCTTTCTAAATTCGCAGAAGGACAGAATCAATGA
- a CDS encoding response regulator: MRTNPKHIKTVLIVEDEEDIIEILRIAIEYNSDFNVFFAKTGPEGLQKAIILQPDLILLDVLMPGMNGLELIEELRVFPETAGIPVAFITSRVQKNEIQEYQKRGAIGVIEKPFAPLEITAKIYTLWNEAITK; encoded by the coding sequence ATGAGAACGAACCCGAAACATATCAAAACGGTTTTGATCGTAGAAGATGAAGAAGATATTATTGAAATCCTTCGCATCGCTATTGAATACAATTCCGATTTTAACGTATTCTTTGCAAAAACAGGACCGGAAGGATTGCAAAAAGCAATCATATTGCAACCCGACTTGATCTTGTTAGATGTATTGATGCCGGGAATGAACGGATTGGAATTGATAGAAGAACTGAGAGTATTTCCCGAAACAGCGGGAATTCCTGTTGCTTTCATCACTTCGCGGGTGCAAAAAAACGAAATCCAGGAATACCAAAAAAGAGGGGCGATCGGCGTGATCGAAAAACCATTCGCTCCACTTGAAATCACCGCGAAGATTTATACTTTGTGGAACGAGGCGATAACCAAATAA
- a CDS encoding adenosine kinase, with protein MKKYDVFGVGNALVDIIAFVEPKFLDKQKIDKGIMTLVDETRQGQILADLHEIKKELRSGGSAANTMIAIANSGGNCCYAGKVTHDTYGEFYKKDMEDAGVRFETAPDKEGHTGTCVVLTTPDAERTMLTCLGISTSLSPSDIHLEDLKSSQFVYVEGYLWDGDSTKKASQLTMKEAKANQVKVAFTYSDPFCVNRTRDEFIQLTKDYVDVVFCNTEEGLALSGKKDPLEAVAYIGTLSPLVFMTAGKEGAYVCQDGKIELVPGFPVKPVDTTGAGDAFAAGVLYGLTHGFTPKRSARWGNYVASRIVEEVGPRLSVKLLNKQDEVLKGY; from the coding sequence ATGAAGAAATATGACGTATTTGGTGTGGGAAACGCACTTGTTGATATTATCGCATTCGTAGAACCGAAATTTTTAGATAAACAAAAAATAGACAAAGGTATAATGACCCTGGTCGATGAAACGAGACAAGGACAAATCCTCGCCGATCTCCACGAAATCAAAAAAGAACTCAGATCCGGCGGCAGTGCCGCTAACACGATGATTGCGATCGCCAACTCAGGTGGAAATTGCTGTTATGCGGGAAAAGTCACTCACGACACATACGGTGAATTTTACAAAAAGGATATGGAGGATGCAGGCGTCCGATTTGAGACAGCTCCTGATAAAGAAGGCCATACGGGAACTTGTGTGGTCTTAACAACACCGGATGCGGAGAGAACCATGCTCACTTGTTTGGGTATTTCCACTTCGCTTTCGCCTTCAGACATTCATTTGGAAGATTTGAAATCTTCTCAATTTGTCTATGTGGAAGGTTATCTTTGGGACGGGGACTCTACAAAAAAAGCGAGCCAGCTTACCATGAAAGAAGCAAAAGCCAACCAGGTCAAAGTAGCGTTTACATACAGCGATCCTTTTTGTGTAAACCGAACTCGCGATGAATTCATTCAACTAACAAAAGATTATGTAGATGTGGTTTTTTGCAATACGGAAGAAGGGCTGGCACTGAGCGGAAAAAAAGATCCTTTGGAAGCGGTTGCTTATATCGGGACTTTATCTCCGTTGGTATTTATGACTGCGGGCAAAGAAGGTGCTTACGTTTGCCAGGACGGAAAAATCGAACTGGTTCCCGGATTTCCGGTAAAACCTGTGGATACTACGGGAGCGGGCGACGCATTCGCAGCAGGTGTTCTCTACGGATTGACACATGGATTCACGCCGAAACGTTCCGCCAGATGGGGGAACTATGTGGCATCCCGGATTGTGGAAGAAGTAGGGCCCAGACTTTCTGTCAAACTCCTAAACAAACAGGATGAAGTTTTAAAAGGTTATTAG
- a CDS encoding DUF1564 family protein has protein sequence MQENRWRMGEVLVFADTSVSSLLLSEMGAGFYRRLLRRSHDSRDLFCRLIRKHRERLVVHLSSVRQKRNLRITYQSHLENAESYYVKVNFRPGHEDWAEIGLIAGNFRVSRTLIVSLMIFWEMEGEGKKSVCVPTFQSKPKEIIVIYRLKPFRLTRSFHLRP, from the coding sequence ATGCAAGAGAATCGTTGGCGGATGGGTGAAGTTCTTGTTTTTGCAGATACTTCCGTTTCCAGTTTGTTGCTATCTGAAATGGGCGCCGGGTTTTATCGCAGGCTTCTTAGAAGAAGTCACGATAGCAGAGATCTATTTTGCCGATTGATCCGTAAACACCGGGAAAGGTTGGTGGTGCATCTGAGTTCGGTGAGACAAAAGAGAAATTTAAGGATTACTTATCAGAGTCATTTGGAAAATGCGGAGAGTTATTATGTGAAGGTGAACTTTCGGCCGGGACATGAGGATTGGGCGGAGATAGGATTGATTGCGGGGAATTTTAGGGTTTCCAGGACTCTGATTGTGAGTTTGATGATATTTTGGGAGATGGAAGGTGAGGGTAAAAAGAGCGTATGTGTTCCTACATTTCAATCGAAGCCCAAAGAGATCATAGTCATCTACCGACTCAAACCCTTCCGATTAACAAGATCCTTCCACCTCCGGCCCTAA
- the gpmI gene encoding 2,3-bisphosphoglycerate-independent phosphoglycerate mutase has product MLSLQKHPNGPLAKQVLLVILDGVGFTKQGVNDGNAVEAAKMPVLKNLWQTRPTLHLRAHGTAVGMPSDEDMGNSEVGHNVLGSGRIFDQGAKLVSASIDSKEMFQGPIWKKIIQNVKTNNSTLHFLGLLSDGNVHSHIDHLRAMIDVAQTEAVPKIRLHILLDGRDVPEKSALDYLTPLESHLSELKKSGLDISVASGGGRMEITMDRYEADWSMVERGWKVHVLGEGRKFASATEAIETFRKEDPNVIDQYLPSFVVADPTGKPVGSVEDGDSVIFFNFRGDRSIEISRAFTEENFAPFNRIRFPKIEFAGMMQYDGDSFIPKQYLVSPPVIDRTMGEYLVNEHVAQYAISETQKYGHVTFFWNGNKSGYFNQALETYEEVKSDVIPFDQKPEMKAKEITDTLIQAIQSHKYPFLRVNYANGDMVGHTGNMEATVKGLEYLDSCIDRLVKICKESGTVLFITADHGNADEMYQLDKKGHAQTSKDGKPVPKTSHTLNPVHFVVFDPESKIQFVEQDPNFGLANIAATVLDVLGFEAPVGYHQSLIRR; this is encoded by the coding sequence ATGTTATCTCTCCAAAAACATCCCAATGGACCTCTTGCCAAACAAGTCCTCCTAGTCATTTTAGATGGAGTAGGATTCACCAAACAAGGTGTAAATGACGGAAACGCGGTGGAAGCCGCAAAAATGCCTGTTCTCAAAAACCTTTGGCAAACAAGACCGACACTCCATTTACGGGCACATGGAACCGCCGTGGGAATGCCAAGCGACGAAGATATGGGCAATTCCGAGGTGGGTCATAATGTTCTAGGTTCGGGACGCATTTTCGACCAAGGGGCAAAATTAGTCAGCGCCTCGATTGACTCCAAAGAAATGTTCCAGGGACCTATTTGGAAAAAGATAATCCAAAACGTAAAAACAAACAATTCCACATTACACTTCTTAGGTTTACTATCCGATGGAAATGTTCATAGCCATATAGATCATTTGCGGGCGATGATTGATGTTGCCCAAACGGAAGCAGTTCCCAAAATCAGACTTCATATTTTACTCGATGGTAGGGATGTTCCCGAAAAATCCGCCCTTGATTATCTCACCCCCTTGGAGTCCCATCTAAGCGAACTCAAAAAATCGGGACTGGACATTTCCGTTGCCTCCGGAGGAGGAAGAATGGAAATCACTATGGACCGTTACGAAGCAGATTGGTCAATGGTGGAACGGGGCTGGAAGGTACACGTATTAGGTGAAGGAAGAAAATTTGCTTCTGCTACCGAAGCAATCGAAACGTTCCGCAAAGAAGATCCGAATGTAATCGATCAATACCTTCCTTCCTTTGTTGTTGCGGACCCGACCGGCAAACCGGTCGGGTCTGTGGAAGACGGCGACTCCGTTATCTTTTTTAATTTCAGAGGAGATCGCTCCATTGAAATCTCAAGAGCATTCACGGAAGAAAACTTTGCCCCTTTCAACAGAATCCGATTTCCCAAGATCGAATTTGCAGGCATGATGCAATACGACGGAGATTCATTTATCCCCAAACAATACTTAGTTTCTCCACCGGTCATCGATCGCACAATGGGAGAATATTTGGTGAACGAACATGTAGCTCAGTACGCGATTTCGGAAACGCAAAAATACGGGCATGTTACTTTTTTCTGGAACGGAAATAAATCAGGATACTTCAACCAGGCTCTCGAAACTTACGAAGAAGTGAAATCCGATGTCATTCCTTTTGACCAAAAGCCGGAGATGAAAGCGAAAGAAATCACGGACACTCTCATCCAAGCGATCCAAAGTCACAAATATCCTTTCTTAAGAGTCAATTACGCTAACGGAGATATGGTGGGACATACCGGCAATATGGAAGCAACTGTCAAAGGTTTGGAATACCTGGATTCCTGTATCGACCGTTTGGTAAAAATCTGCAAAGAGTCGGGAACGGTACTTTTTATCACTGCCGATCACGGAAATGCGGATGAAATGTACCAGCTGGACAAAAAAGGACACGCGCAAACTTCCAAAGATGGCAAACCTGTCCCGAAAACCAGCCATACATTGAATCCTGTGCATTTCGTCGTTTTCGATCCGGAATCGAAAATCCAATTCGTAGAACAAGACCCTAACTTCGGTTTAGCGAACATAGCTGCGACCGTATTGGACGTATTGGGATTTGAAGCACCTGTCGGATACCACCAAAGCCTGATCCGAAGGTAG
- a CDS encoding serine hydrolase domain-containing protein translates to MKVFSVLSFSFLSLFFISCSEEAGSLSEAKKKEIRTKLRQENFQGVVLVAKGKDILFRETFYHKKGNQPNQLYRKHSFPLGEVTKPFTAFALKVLLREKKIKESDPVVKYLSWFPYKEITIENLLKHTSGLPRFIEIDSHFDSKPEAQKRSQVRNSFTSSVLLPSFLPGEYWKYTRLDYFILGYLIEALSEKSYSDYIKETILKPLNMNHSYVDVHDPFLGNSGIYSNPEDLVLWKEELLHPSLLPKKEVEKLFQKTILQDSISQDSIFFGEGMYVGEYFHWAYGKAKGIANLFYQDRKSDILISIVNPWGGTKGDLSFYKSILTESLFGGKKLKLRDVPKNQMEVDLETLMKENKVPAVGVAVYKNYKLVWKKNYGVRNLKTSTKVTDNTLFRAGSLSKTVTAVTAVKLAEEGKLNLYSNWNQKLLKFHISLKKKEKGAFVNLDSLLSHTSGLTEKGNWDDPINQNKKHLTDIQDSFSPKPGHGLEIYYKPGSKSRYSGAGYSVIQEAIVEATKLSFPKVITKYVGKPLGWKRSSFRQNLTEADDHCEGHDEKGEILEEKKFVTPELAAGGLWTTPEEIGNVFAEVALATKGGSSLISESSAKYLLTPKMSAANLTVHALVGRGFFINQSGPSEYFFHGGHTKGHKSLAFFNAGKGYGIVIMTNSENGSGLIWRILGAVSAQEKWDKFVN, encoded by the coding sequence ATGAAGGTTTTTTCTGTTTTAAGTTTCTCTTTTCTTTCCTTATTTTTCATCTCATGCTCCGAAGAGGCAGGATCTCTATCGGAAGCAAAAAAAAAGGAAATCCGAACCAAACTAAGACAGGAAAACTTTCAAGGAGTGGTTCTAGTTGCCAAAGGAAAGGACATTCTATTCAGAGAAACTTTCTATCACAAAAAGGGAAACCAACCGAATCAACTCTACAGAAAACATAGTTTCCCGTTAGGTGAAGTAACAAAACCTTTTACAGCATTTGCACTCAAAGTTCTTCTCAGAGAGAAAAAAATCAAAGAGTCCGATCCTGTAGTCAAATATCTTTCCTGGTTTCCTTATAAAGAAATCACGATTGAAAATTTGCTCAAACATACGAGCGGACTTCCCCGATTCATAGAAATCGATTCCCATTTTGATTCCAAACCGGAAGCTCAAAAAAGAAGTCAGGTTCGTAATAGTTTTACCTCTTCCGTCTTACTACCTTCCTTTCTCCCAGGAGAATATTGGAAGTATACAAGACTCGATTATTTTATATTAGGCTATCTGATTGAGGCACTTTCTGAAAAATCATATTCAGATTATATCAAAGAAACCATTTTAAAACCCTTGAATATGAATCATTCCTACGTGGATGTTCATGATCCGTTTCTGGGAAATAGCGGAATTTATTCCAATCCGGAAGATCTTGTTCTTTGGAAAGAAGAGTTATTACATCCGAGTCTATTACCCAAAAAAGAAGTGGAAAAACTTTTTCAAAAAACCATCCTACAGGATTCCATTTCGCAAGATTCTATTTTCTTCGGAGAAGGGATGTATGTAGGAGAGTATTTTCATTGGGCCTATGGAAAGGCAAAAGGAATCGCCAATCTATTTTATCAAGATAGGAAAAGCGATATATTGATATCGATTGTAAATCCCTGGGGAGGTACCAAGGGAGATTTGTCCTTTTATAAATCCATTCTCACCGAATCTCTATTTGGCGGAAAAAAACTAAAACTGAGAGACGTTCCCAAAAACCAAATGGAAGTGGATTTGGAAACTTTGATGAAAGAAAACAAAGTGCCTGCTGTCGGTGTCGCAGTTTATAAAAATTACAAATTGGTTTGGAAAAAAAACTACGGTGTCCGTAATTTAAAAACTTCTACCAAAGTGACGGACAATACTTTATTTCGCGCTGGCTCCCTTTCCAAAACAGTCACTGCAGTTACGGCAGTGAAATTGGCCGAAGAAGGAAAACTGAATCTGTATTCCAATTGGAATCAAAAACTACTGAAATTTCATATCAGCCTAAAGAAAAAAGAAAAAGGCGCATTTGTTAATCTGGACAGTCTGCTCTCTCATACGAGCGGACTCACGGAAAAAGGAAATTGGGATGATCCGATCAACCAAAACAAAAAGCACCTAACAGATATTCAGGATTCCTTCTCTCCGAAACCCGGCCACGGTCTGGAAATATACTACAAACCGGGATCTAAATCCCGTTATTCGGGAGCGGGTTATAGCGTCATCCAGGAAGCAATCGTAGAAGCGACAAAACTTTCCTTTCCTAAAGTAATCACTAAATATGTAGGAAAACCCTTAGGTTGGAAACGAAGCAGCTTTCGTCAAAATCTTACCGAAGCGGACGATCACTGCGAAGGTCATGATGAAAAGGGGGAAATTCTGGAAGAAAAAAAATTCGTCACCCCCGAACTGGCCGCAGGGGGACTCTGGACCACTCCCGAAGAGATTGGAAACGTATTTGCGGAAGTGGCGCTCGCCACCAAAGGCGGGTCGTCTCTTATTTCCGAATCTTCTGCAAAATACCTGCTCACTCCGAAAATGAGTGCTGCGAACCTGACAGTGCACGCCCTCGTGGGCAGGGGCTTTTTCATCAATCAATCCGGACCTTCCGAGTATTTTTTCCATGGTGGCCATACAAAGGGACATAAGTCGCTGGCATTTTTCAACGCGGGCAAGGGATATGGGATCGTAATTATGACCAATTCGGAAAATGGCTCCGGTCTTATCTGGAGAATCCTCGGGGCTGTTTCCGCTCAAGAAAAATGGGATAAATTCGTAAATTAA